In the genome of Nostoc sp. C052, the window TATAACTTTAGCCTGCAAACAAGATATAAATCTTACTTTTACTAAAGAACAAAGTCCTTCGAGACGAGCAAGCCTGCAAAAAACTTTAGGTGATTCATCGTGTGGATTGAATATTGTCGAACTATTTGCCGGGGCAGGGGCAATGGGACTTGGTTTTTTAATGGCAACCAAACCAAATAAACACTATAAGATAGGTTTTTGCGGTGAGGTTAATCCTGTTTATGTAAAGACTCTTAAGCATAACCATGCGGCTTTTCGTCAACTCTCTCAGATATCTGGAGTTGATTGTGTTCCAGAACAAATAGAACCTCTTGACCTACGTACAAAGGAAGCACAAAAATTTACAGAAAGTCGTTGCAGGGAATTAGGCGATGTCCATATATTAATTGGTGGGCCACCATGTCAGGGTTTTTCTAGCGCCAATCGGAATTCAGGGAATAGCGAAAACCCTAATAACCAACTTGTAGATACTTTTTTCAAATATGTTGAGAAATTAAAACCTCGCTGTTTTTTAATGGAAAACGTCCAAGGTATATTGTGGACACCAAAAGCAGGTCAAAGTTCTACCCAAATCAATGTTGTAGATTGGGTCATTAAACGTATGCACAAAGCTGGATATATTGTTTTCCCAAAACTTATAGATGCAGCTTGGTATGGAGTACCACAACATCGTAACCGCTTTTTCTTTTTTGGCATACATAAAGATTTGGGCTATAGAAAAGATGATTTCGGTGAGTGGGGGCCATTCCCTTTACCTACGCATGGTCTGGGTCAAGACAAGCCTTATGTAACAGTACGAGATGCAATACAAGATTTACCTACTATTGGTAACGGATGTCTTGAACACAATATGGCTTATGAAGAAGTAAGGAATCAAAAACTTGTTACAAATCCTTTTTTAGAAACTATGAGAGAAGGAGCATCTGTTGGTTTAATTACAGACCATATTACTTCCCGTCATTCTGAATATGTAATTGAACGTTATCAACAGATACCACCTGGAGGAAATTGGCAGGATATTGAAGACAAACTTACTAATTACAGTGATGTTCAAAGAACTCATAGTAACATCTACCGAAGGCTTGGCTGGGATGAACCATCTATTACTATTGGACACTATCGCAAGAGTATGTTAATTCACCCACAACAACATCGAGGTCTATCTTTGAGGGAAGCATCCCGACTACAATCAATTCCAGATTGGTTCCGTTTTGCTGGAAGTATCGATAGCATTAACGGTGGATTAGTACACAAGCAACAGCAATTAGCTAATGCTGTCTGTCCACTTGTAACTAAAGCCATAGCAGAATTTCTTTTTGACCTTTAATAGATTATGTAAAATTATCGTGTTTTTTGTGTAAACTTAACCACCACTGTATTATTTTAAAATAAAATGTAAAAATAAGCACTTATTTTATTGCAAGGGTACTACCGTTATTCCATGAGCCACTTAAATGCGCTCTCTACATCACAAAAATATAGTCTTTGGAATCGTGCGATCGCAGAGTACTTTTTATCTAACAATTCCAATGAACAAGAAATTTACTTAACAATATCTCCAAAAAGTCTGGCTGCTGCTTTTGCGAAGATTCAAGTAATTCAATTTTCGCCTGAAGAAGCAGAACAAGATTTTGTTGATGTAGTTTCATCAGCATATCGCCACAGGGTACTTTCATATTCAGCAGGATTTGGTGTCTTGCATGGAGACGATGAAAACGGATTTCCAAAATATATTGCTTTTTTAGCTTTGTGTGTTTTAGCTGCTTATCGAATGCATTCGGATGTAGAAGCTAGCACTGGAGCTTATTACCCTAGACTTGGGGAACTTCTTGGATGTAAAATAGTTAAGAATTTTCCTGAAGGCTTTCATGCAGATGAGTTTAAAAAGCTGTGGAAATTACTAAATAAATGGCTTCAGCAGAAAAACTTGCTTTTGGCAATGCCAGAAGCAAATACAGCACAAACATATATAGCCTTCCCTTTAACCCACGTACCTCTTCGTCAAGTTGATATTGAAAAGCTACCAGATTTTTTTGCGTGGGCTGGTTATACTCGTGGGCAGATAGCTCCAATTAACAAGCTAGAAGTAGATATTAAAAAATGGGGAAATTGCTACTTCACACTGACTGGAAAAAAAGCCCTTACTGATAAGCGACTCAAAGCTGTAATTGCACAGGTTAACAACGAGTTAGAACTCTGGGACGGTGCGAGAAATGACTCACCCGGTCGAAGAACTGCATCTATAGAAATTCTTCTTGATATTGTGCGGCGACAACCGGAATTTTCCTTTCTTCCCAGATGTCCAGATTCCTTTCCTGACTCCTTTGATTATAAAGAATTATGCTTAGAGTCAAGTGGAGAGGGATGGTACAACCCGATTTCGCTTGGAGAAAAAGACGGACGAGATTTATATGAAGGTTTCTCTTGGAGTACGAAATCTAACAATATTCAATTTGTTTTACAGAGGGACGGTTGTTCTGCGATCGCACTTGCTCCCAGTTCGGATTATACAGGGTTTGTTTCTCGCCATAGTTTACCCTCTGGCATCGCTTGTAACGTTCTCGTACACGAGGATGTAGCCAAAAATGCAAGAGAATACTTTGAGGAAATTTCATCTCGTAGCTCCAATCCCATACATGATAAACGACTCCCTGATGGTTGGTGTTTGTTTCGTGACATAAAGGCTGAAAAGTTTATAGCAAATATACCTTCTGGACTGGAATCACTTTACGTAGAGTCAGCTGTAGATATAGTGCTATCGGGAGGACTACGTTTGGGCAAAAAGTCGGCATGGCTTTTAGGTGCGCCCCCCCGCTTAATGATTACGGGTTTACAAGAAGGTCAACAACCCAAAATTGATGGTATACCTATAACTATTGCTGAAGATGGAACTTTAGTTGACTTATCGCATTTGATGCATCCAGGAGTTCATCGAATAGAAGTTGGTTCGGTATGCAAAAACATTGAGATTGTTGAACCTGAAATTAATTTTGATAGAGAAAGACAAAATTTTTACCGCACCAGTGTCACAGGTTCTCATGTAGCTCTCCCCCCAGGTAATTGGACAATCATAGGCGCAAATCCTGGTGAGGTAACGCAAGCAGCAATCTATGAATCTCAACAGGGAATAATAGTCAAATCTTCTTTTCAGGCAGTGTGGGCTATAGAATTCGGGTCAGGTACAGGAGCAAGAGTTGTCTGTTTGACAAAGAGTCCACCCCGTCCTAGAACGCTAAAATTCTCCACAGCAAAGACTCAAATTCCATCGGAAATAGAACGTTGGACATCACTGGTTTACAACGCAGCTATTCGTCGTCCCAAACTAGCATCGATTTACGACGAAGAAAAAGCTTCTAATTTACAAGTAGCTTGGAAAGGTTACATGCAAGCTGCACGCGAAATCAAGCGACAACAAAAAAGGAGATATAAACGATGACGATGAGTTGGGATACATTGCTTTACTGGCTAACTCATCAGCAAGAGGGGTCATGGATAACTTTTCGTAGAGCAGTCACAGAGCTTGCTTCTTTTGAACATCTTGATGTCGATATCAGCTATTTATGTCGAAATCTCCGGTTTCAATTGTCCGAGGCTAGTCATATAGATTTTTTTATTGATGGTTCCCAAAGATGGAAGATTCGTCCACCAATACTTGCAGGATTGCTTAATTGTCCTAATACCGCCGTACTATGTGGAGGGCGAACACCGAAATTGCTTTCGCAGATGTGCGATGTTGCAGCAACCTTAAATTGTCAAATAATTAGCGATGCGACATCTCAAAAAATAGCTGAAATACGTGTTAGGGGTACAGAAGAGGGTATTCGCCAAATAGCTGCCATTATTGGTATTCCTTTTGTTCCCCAACAAGCAAAATGTCTAAGCCAAGACTTGAACCCTATTCTCAAGCAACTAGAAATCGCAGAGGAAGCAACTCCGCTAGCTGGATGGTCAGCTCAGTCATTCGATTGGCAATCTCGAAAATGGGTTGATGGTGTATTACAGCATACAGTATATGAATACAGCTACTATAATACTTGTCATTATTTTGTCCACAATCAACAAGGTAGATTAGTGCGGATGCCAAAGCATGAGGCAATTTATGCGGCTGCCGCGTTACGTTATCTTCAAGTTGCGGTATACAATAAAACTCAACGTACATTAACCACCGATGTATCAAGTCCACTACCTGAAATGTATGCTCGTGTTGCTTATTTTTGTGCGGGTAGACCAAGCCAGATTGCTCAGGGGCAAATTGTTTATAACGAGATTTCACCAGATTTAGCTGGTTTGCTTCTAGTTGCTATTGGACAAAATCATCCAGGACTCCGGTGGGTTAATTAAATTAACTAAACGCCCTGCCAGAAAACGTATATGAACGATCCGTTTAAAATTTTTGATTCAATTAGACAAACCTATCTGCGTTACCTAGAAAGCCCATTCCGGGTTAGATATGAAGCCCTGATGAGTGAACGCAGAGCAATGCTTGACCAAGATGGTCAACTATGGCGAGAACCTCTACTGGAACCGATTGCGCCTTATTTACCTTCAGGTTTTACTATTGCCGAAGCCTGTCAACATTTTGGGATTAATTCAGCCGTTGCCAATTTTATTAATGGGGGTTTATTTTCTCCCCAGCGCCAAATTTATCAGCATCAGTTTCAGGCTTGGGAACTATCTCGGCAAGGACGAGCAGTAGTCATTACATCAGGTACGGGTTCGGGAAAAACCGAATGTTACTTAATTCCCATTTTTGCTTATCTAGCCGAAGAAGCACTTGGGCATTTAACCCCAGGATTACCCGCATGGGGTTCCTCAAATGGTACTTCACAAAAATGGTGGAGGCAACCAAGGCAACGATGGGTTTCTCAACGACAGCATGAATCTCCAGAAAGACCATCTGCTGTCCGCGCTTTATTACTTTACCCACTCAACGCACTTATTGAAGACCAATTAACCCGCATTCGTCGAGCTTGCGATAACCCGCATATTCAACAGTGGCGGGAAGACAATATGAATGGAAATCGGTTTTGGTTTGGGCGATATACCGGAGCGACTCCTGTAGCAGGATTACGCATGAAGGATGGGCATGTTAATTCTCAAAAGCAGGGAAAGCTTAAAAAACAGCTTTTAGAAATGGATAATGAGTGGTCAGATCAAGTTTCTGATGAGGAACTAATTTACTATTTTCAAAATCCTGATGGTTCTGAAATGTGGTCTCGTTGGGATATGCAGGATAAAGCTCCCGATATCCTAATTACCAACTACAGTATGTTAAATATCATGCTGATGCGTAGTGTTGAAAATGACATATTTGAACAAACCAAGCAGTGGTTGGAGCAAGATCGGCAGCATCATATTTTCCACCTTGTCATAGATGAACTTCACACATACCGAGGAACACCTGGAACCGAAGTTGGCTATCTTTTGAGGGCTTTACTCAATCGAATTGGCTTGGAGCCGGATTCGCCACAATTACGAATTATTGCCACTAGTGCATCTATTGAGAACGATGAAGAAAGTCTCGATTATCTCGAACAATTTTTTGGACGCGATCGCAATACATTTTCGATTCTTCCTGGGGAACGACAAAATTTCCCGACCTCAGAACATCAGCCAAACCCACTAGAACCTTACAAAGAGACATTTGCACAAATCGACAACATCCTTAACCAAAGCCAAAATAATGATGAGGATGCGGTTATCGAGGAAGCAGCAACAACGTTAGCGAATACGCTTCATCTTCCTAACGTAGATTCTCCACCAAGGCAAGTTTTAACTGAGGGATTAAATCACATCCAAGCGTTTGGGGCTGTACAAACCTCAGCCAGCCAATATCCATTGACAGTCAAAGAATTGGCAGAAGCGGTTTTTGGCGATGTATCGTCAAGGGGACAAGCTGCGGCTCGCGGATTAGCTCGAACTATTGTTTTAGCAAGAAACTCTGACAATGAAGCCCTTCTCCCTCTACGTTCGCACTACTTTTTCCATAATGCAGGCAGGATTTGGGCTTGTGTAAATCCTAATTGCTCTGGGCGAACGGGGGTAACTTCACTAGGAGAACAAACACCGCCTGTTGGTAAACTATTCTTAGACCCTAGACCAAGATGCGATTGCTGTAATTCGAGAGTTATTGAGCTTCTTTACTGCCAATCATGTGGCGAAGTATTTCTTGGTGGGTTTAAACGTGAAGACCAGGATTCATCAAGTGCTTGGTATTTATCTCCAGATTACCCTTATCTTGAAAATGTCCCAGATAAGGCAGCATCGTTAAGCCGCACCTTCGGAGAATTTTTGGTATTTTGGCCCGCAAACGGAAGACCATTAATAAAACAAACCCAGATTCGTATTCCACGATGGCAGTGGCAAGAAGAAAGCGAGAGGGGTTATGAATGGAGACCTGCCTTAGTCGATCATCTGTTAGGACGTTTAACATTACCTACTTCTTCAAATGCTGCTTCAAGTGGTTCTACTGCTGGCTATGTTTTTATAGCACCAAAAAACGAGGCAAACGCTTTTCCGTCAAAATGTCCTCATTGTGAAGCTGACTGGCGTGGTAGGCGAGTCAGTTCTTCGATTCGTGACCTTGGCTCTGGTTTTCAACGAGTAGTACAAGTATTATCTGATGCTTTAATGCGGCAAATGTCACCCGAAATAGGTCGCAAGCTGGTTTTATTTTCAGATAGCCGTCAAGATGCTGCCAAACTATCTACAGGGATTAAACGCGATCATTATCTTGATACAGTCCGCCAAATTGCTTACGAAAGGCTTCTGTGTCAAGCACAAGAATCAGAAGCACAGTATTTGCAGGCTCAGACTCAATATAGGTTAGCTTCGGAGTTATTTAATTTGCAAAGGCAGATTATACAAGATGCAGCTAATGCTAACATGGCTCGTTATTCACAGTTGTGTAATTTATTGCCTACTGAAATAGTAGGTGTCGTGATTAGCTATGCATCTACTAGTGGCGTAGGAAATCCACCTCTAGCATTAACACCTCCAACAAGTGCTGGAGGTTTTATTTCCCTTCCATTTAATTTTTTATTAGACGCTGTTAGAGAAGGGTTACTTTCAATTGGTTTAAACCCTGGTGGTTCAAGTCCTTCCTTAGCAAAATATAAATTTTCCGATAATGATGAGCGTTCGTGGACTGATTTAGTTGATTGGAATTCAACGCCAAGATGTTACCAGTTAGATTTACAGCCCACACAAAGAGATGCAATGAGACAAATTGAAACCGCTTTATTAGAGTCGGTTGTAAAAGCTGTTTTATTTGCTAGTGGCGCTCGTGATTTCGAGTCTCTCAAGCTTGGTTTTTTGTGGATTGACGATTCTCCACCTTCTAGCTTAGAAGAGCAAGTTGCTGCTTCTGTCATCCGGCTTTTGGCACAAAGAAGACGTTGGAACGGCTCAGGTTATCCCGGACAACATAACCCTCCTGGTTACATTAATCAGTATCTTAACCGCGTGGCTGAAAGCAGGGGCTACAATCGAGAACAATTAGAGCAAGCAACTTTAAACATCATTAATTCAGTTTTAGACCAATGGCGAGTTGTTCCCCAATCTTTACAGGTTCTTAGTCCACGTCCTAACGAAAATAACCAAATAGATATTTACGCCTGTGGGCAATGCGGACGAATTCACCTACATGCTTCAGGGGGAATCTGTACCAGTTGTAACAGTCCTTTACCGAACATTCCAGGCACTTACAACTTAAGTGATGATTTGGAAGATTGCGATTATTATGAATATTTAGCACGTTCTAGCGAACCAATATTTTCGCTTAATTCTGAAGAACTCACAGGTCAAACTGATCCTGGTATTCGACGTGTGCGACAACGCCTTTTCCAAGATGTTTTTAAACCATCTGAACAACCTGATCCTTCTAGAATTAATCTCTTAAGTGTTACAACCACTATGGAGGCAGGAGTTGACATTGGTTCACTTCAAGCTATCGGTATGGCAAATATGCCTCCGATCCGTTTTAACTATCAGCAACGCGTGGGAAGGGCTGGTCGTCGTCGCGGGTTGGGGATGTCTGTTGCCTTAACATTATGTCGTGGGCGTAGTCACGATGATTATTACTTTGAACGCCCCCGACTTATTACTGCCGAACCTCCACCAAAACCTTATGTTGACGTTAGGCGTGAAGAAATTGCCAAGCGAGTTATAAACAAAGAAATTCTCCATAAAGCATTTCAAAATATCCCTCTTGAATACACGGGAGATAATGTTCACGGTGAATTTGGTCAAATCTGGCAATGGTTACAACATAGACCAATCATTGAGGAATGGATACAAAATCACCCATCAGAAATTGAAGAAATCTGTGAAGCCATTTTACGCCGTACTTCAATAAATGAAGAAAAAATAGTTGATTACATCCATAATAAATTGCTACAAAATATTGATGTAGTTGTTGATGATTCTACTAACTTCCAACACTTAGCTTTAAGCCAGCGTTTAGCATCGCGTGGCATTCTTCCCATGTTTGGATTTCCTACTCGCACCCGTTACCTATACCATGAATATCCCAACACAGAAGCAGGAGAATGGCCTCCAAAAACAGGTGTTGTGGACAGAGAATTGGATATTGCAATTAGTCAATTTGCTCCAGGTGCCCAAACTGTGAAAGATGATATGCTACTTACCGCAGTAGGAATTATCGATCCTATCCCTTCGGGGAATAAAACTGTATTCCAACCAAATCCCTTGGGGCAAGGTATTCGTGTTGGTGTTTGTCGCCAATGTCAAGCTTTAGTCAAGAATTCGTCAGAAGAAGCAGGTTGTCCCTATTGCTCGGCTCCAAGAGATGAAAAGGGATATCGAACGGTTGATATTAGCGAACCACCAGGATTTAATACATGGTGGACAATTAACGCCGAGTATAATGGAGCCTTTGAATTTACTCCTCGGTCACTCAGGGCACGTTTGGGTACACCTTCTGAAGAATATAGTCTTGAAACTCGTCAAAACTTTGATATTAAGTGTATTCCACAGGCTGAAGTGTATCGCATTAATGATAACAACGGCAAAGACTTTGAATTTTTCAAAATATCTAACCAGCACGTTTGGATATCTAAGGAAGCATTTGACCAAGCTTTGTTGGATTTATCGCAAGACCAACGTTCTAGGATTACTGAGCCTCCTCGTGATCCCCATATCCAATCGGTTATTAGAGCTTTAGCTGCCATTTCTACAACCGATGTATTAATTGCAGGCATCCCCAATAGCGGTTCTGGACTCAATTTAAATCCAGCACTACCGGAGGCAAGGGCTGCTTGGTACTCATTTGGTTTTCTTGTTAGGCGGGCTGCTGCTGTCAGCTTAGATGTTGCAGAATCTGAGCTTGATGTTGGTATTCAACCCTTTACAGACCTTAGCAGCCCTTTTGCCCCACCATCCGCTCGGATATTTTTGTCTGATAGCCTAGAAAATGGAGCGGGTTATAGCTCATATTTAGCGCAGCCAGGACGTTTTGAAAATCTCCTGCATTTTATTCTCGGTGATGAACATTCTTCAAATCAAACTTTTGCTATTCCATTACTTTTTAACGGACATCAAGAAGAATGTTCTACATCTTGCCATCGATGTTTGCGGGAGTTTGGTAATATGGCCTACCACTCAATTTTAGACTGGCGACTTGGTTACGATATGGTGCGTCTTGCACTAAATCCCAATGCACAAATTGATTTAAATTATCATTACTGGGTGAATTTGGTATCCAGTACAGCTAATTCCTACTTCTCAGGGCTGGGTTTGGAGCAAACGACTTTCGGTAGTTTATTAGCAGGTATCGATAGTTTTAATAGCGAAGCCATAATCCTCATACATCCTCTTTGGGACATAAACCCTGAAAATTTACGACCAGAAATCCTGCAAGGCTACACAGAAGCACAGGAACAAGGCTTAACTCCCAAGTTAAAATCAATTTTTACCGCTATTCGCTTCCCCTATGAATGATGTTTGTTTGGTTCGATGCTAAACATTGTTTGAGCGATCTCCATTATTAATACAGGAAAATACCGGTAGGGCGATCACTCAACTTTTGGGTGACACAATAATAATGATTGAGCATGGTGTTTCACCATTAATGTAATAGGCATTCGAGTTACATAAAACCAAGGCTGAAGCCCTCACTAGAAGCGAATCAGTCTGGAAA includes:
- a CDS encoding DEAD/DEAH box helicase encodes the protein MNDPFKIFDSIRQTYLRYLESPFRVRYEALMSERRAMLDQDGQLWREPLLEPIAPYLPSGFTIAEACQHFGINSAVANFINGGLFSPQRQIYQHQFQAWELSRQGRAVVITSGTGSGKTECYLIPIFAYLAEEALGHLTPGLPAWGSSNGTSQKWWRQPRQRWVSQRQHESPERPSAVRALLLYPLNALIEDQLTRIRRACDNPHIQQWREDNMNGNRFWFGRYTGATPVAGLRMKDGHVNSQKQGKLKKQLLEMDNEWSDQVSDEELIYYFQNPDGSEMWSRWDMQDKAPDILITNYSMLNIMLMRSVENDIFEQTKQWLEQDRQHHIFHLVIDELHTYRGTPGTEVGYLLRALLNRIGLEPDSPQLRIIATSASIENDEESLDYLEQFFGRDRNTFSILPGERQNFPTSEHQPNPLEPYKETFAQIDNILNQSQNNDEDAVIEEAATTLANTLHLPNVDSPPRQVLTEGLNHIQAFGAVQTSASQYPLTVKELAEAVFGDVSSRGQAAARGLARTIVLARNSDNEALLPLRSHYFFHNAGRIWACVNPNCSGRTGVTSLGEQTPPVGKLFLDPRPRCDCCNSRVIELLYCQSCGEVFLGGFKREDQDSSSAWYLSPDYPYLENVPDKAASLSRTFGEFLVFWPANGRPLIKQTQIRIPRWQWQEESERGYEWRPALVDHLLGRLTLPTSSNAASSGSTAGYVFIAPKNEANAFPSKCPHCEADWRGRRVSSSIRDLGSGFQRVVQVLSDALMRQMSPEIGRKLVLFSDSRQDAAKLSTGIKRDHYLDTVRQIAYERLLCQAQESEAQYLQAQTQYRLASELFNLQRQIIQDAANANMARYSQLCNLLPTEIVGVVISYASTSGVGNPPLALTPPTSAGGFISLPFNFLLDAVREGLLSIGLNPGGSSPSLAKYKFSDNDERSWTDLVDWNSTPRCYQLDLQPTQRDAMRQIETALLESVVKAVLFASGARDFESLKLGFLWIDDSPPSSLEEQVAASVIRLLAQRRRWNGSGYPGQHNPPGYINQYLNRVAESRGYNREQLEQATLNIINSVLDQWRVVPQSLQVLSPRPNENNQIDIYACGQCGRIHLHASGGICTSCNSPLPNIPGTYNLSDDLEDCDYYEYLARSSEPIFSLNSEELTGQTDPGIRRVRQRLFQDVFKPSEQPDPSRINLLSVTTTMEAGVDIGSLQAIGMANMPPIRFNYQQRVGRAGRRRGLGMSVALTLCRGRSHDDYYFERPRLITAEPPPKPYVDVRREEIAKRVINKEILHKAFQNIPLEYTGDNVHGEFGQIWQWLQHRPIIEEWIQNHPSEIEEICEAILRRTSINEEKIVDYIHNKLLQNIDVVVDDSTNFQHLALSQRLASRGILPMFGFPTRTRYLYHEYPNTEAGEWPPKTGVVDRELDIAISQFAPGAQTVKDDMLLTAVGIIDPIPSGNKTVFQPNPLGQGIRVGVCRQCQALVKNSSEEAGCPYCSAPRDEKGYRTVDISEPPGFNTWWTINAEYNGAFEFTPRSLRARLGTPSEEYSLETRQNFDIKCIPQAEVYRINDNNGKDFEFFKISNQHVWISKEAFDQALLDLSQDQRSRITEPPRDPHIQSVIRALAAISTTDVLIAGIPNSGSGLNLNPALPEARAAWYSFGFLVRRAAAVSLDVAESELDVGIQPFTDLSSPFAPPSARIFLSDSLENGAGYSSYLAQPGRFENLLHFILGDEHSSNQTFAIPLLFNGHQEECSTSCHRCLREFGNMAYHSILDWRLGYDMVRLALNPNAQIDLNYHYWVNLVSSTANSYFSGLGLEQTTFGSLLAGIDSFNSEAIILIHPLWDINPENLRPEILQGYTEAQEQGLTPKLKSIFTAIRFPYE
- the dcm gene encoding DNA cytosine methyltransferase, giving the protein MINNTKVVQFSSNCSRDFFVSQILLIEDSSNTSALRPVVGISNNLPHPVQVRLHYIDENEPTIIAEQFCPAKLSSRSQQNQKVDVALDLLDSLKPRRSEAMVVASALYGCKKRFIQGIQSRNFSFTLQIRPSTKVRLGSEHPHYNSSKEIVVASSLLDSDIEWQEEPIIEYSTGQVVNYSVAELPNVLLPDNSSARLIVAYRGGVSGFGSNTIFALSSASELGLKDLVQTVGWVRWIRTILRKKERSKIAALETKSSSCSQNTKDKYAGLIIRSNITLACKQDINLTFTKEQSPSRRASLQKTLGDSSCGLNIVELFAGAGAMGLGFLMATKPNKHYKIGFCGEVNPVYVKTLKHNHAAFRQLSQISGVDCVPEQIEPLDLRTKEAQKFTESRCRELGDVHILIGGPPCQGFSSANRNSGNSENPNNQLVDTFFKYVEKLKPRCFLMENVQGILWTPKAGQSSTQINVVDWVIKRMHKAGYIVFPKLIDAAWYGVPQHRNRFFFFGIHKDLGYRKDDFGEWGPFPLPTHGLGQDKPYVTVRDAIQDLPTIGNGCLEHNMAYEEVRNQKLVTNPFLETMREGASVGLITDHITSRHSEYVIERYQQIPPGGNWQDIEDKLTNYSDVQRTHSNIYRRLGWDEPSITIGHYRKSMLIHPQQHRGLSLREASRLQSIPDWFRFAGSIDSINGGLVHKQQQLANAVCPLVTKAIAEFLFDL